In one window of Heterodontus francisci isolate sHetFra1 chromosome X, sHetFra1.hap1, whole genome shotgun sequence DNA:
- the LOC137358616 gene encoding keratin, type II cytoskeletal 8-like, whose product MSSQQVRYSSSSSSGGGGGGRMTIRQHFGAPSTGKSYAMSSRFSSGGFSSGGFSSGGFSSSGGLQRARSMISTPQLRMSMSTKRGTFQNRSGFSSGSLSQGLLQATSNIDLNAPLPQNDTSLQNVRVQESKQIMHLNDKFACFIDQVRALEEINKKLEIKLNLLKEQGTYKSNIDSMFQTYIDNLKRQLDTLGQEKLKFEADLVQMQGLVEDFKCKYEDEINKRTEMENEFVLVKKDVDDSYMSKVELEAKLESLTDEIEFLKSIFEEEIRELQAQIQNTSVCVQLESRPNLNVDDLIAQARHQYQLLADANRADAEAWKQTKMQELSMSSGQCGDDLRVVKSQIVEMTKLISRLNGDIDGLKQRRVRLEADIQEAEERGELSLKDARIRIAELEAAINKAKNDLTRQVQEYNQLLNVKVSLDLEIATYMKLLEGEEDRMASGIKTLNIQQVQNQANVQQFSGMSGGLSGYVQGMSNSSGYGNLETSVLSSGGSAFSGGMGGGGGSSKTVIVKSVQQTSGGYKSSS is encoded by the exons ATGTCCAGTCAGCAGGTTCGCtattccagcagcagcagcagcggaGGCGGCGGCGGCGGCCGCATGACAATCAGACAACATTTCGGCGCACCGAGCACCGGCAAAAGCTATGCCATGTCCAGCCGCTTCAGCTCAGGTGGCTTCAGCTCAGGTGGCTTCAGCTCAGGTGGCTTCAGCTCAAGTGGTGGACTGCAGCGCGCACGAAGTATGATCAGCACTCCACAACTGAGAATGTCAATGTCGACCAAACGAGGCACTTTCCAGAATCGGAGCGGTTTCAGCTCTGGCTCTTTGTCTCAGGGGCTGTTGCAGGCAACTAGTAATATTGACCTGAACGCCCCTCTCCCCCAAAATGACACCAGCCTGCAAAATGTCCGGGTGCAGGAGAGCAAACAGATCATGCATCTCAACGACAAGTTTGCCTGTTTCATTGACCAG GTTCGTGCCCTGGAAGAGATTAATAAGAAGCTGGAGATCAAACTGAATCTTCTGAAAGAACAAGGAACTTACAAATCAAACATCGACTCTATGTTCCAGACTTACATTGATAACCTCAAAAGGCAACTGGATACTCTTGGGCAGGAGAAGCTGAAGTTCGAGGCTGACCTTGTCCAGATGCAGGGTCTGGTTGAGGACTTTAAGTGCAA ATACGAAGATGAAATTAACAAGCGCACAGAAATGGAAAATGAGTTTGTCTTGGTCAAGAAG GATGTCGATGACTCCTACATGAGCAAAGTAGAGCTGGAAGCTAAACTGGAAAGCCTCACCGATGAAATCGAATTCCTCAAGTCAATCTTTGAAGAG GAAAtccgtgagctgcaggcacagattcaGAACACATCTGTCTGCGTGCAACTGGAGAGCAGACCCAACCTGAACGTAGATGACCTGATTGCTCAAGCCAGACATCAGTACCAATTACTCGCAGACGCCAACCGTGCAGACGCTGAAGCATGGAAACAGACCAAG ATGCAGGAACTGTCCATGTCGTCTGGACAATGCGGTGATGACCTCCGTGTGGTGAAAAGCCAGATTGTTGAAATGACTAAGTTGATCAGTAGACTGAATGGTGATATCGACGGTCTGAAACAGCGG CGTGTCAGACTGGAGGCTGACATCCAAGAAGCTGAGGAACGTGGTGAGCTCTCCCTCAAAGATGCCAGGATTAGGATTGCAGAACTGGAAGCTGCCATCAACAAAGCAAAAAATGACCTGACCCGCCAAGTCCAAGAATACAATCAGCTGCTGAATGTCAAGGTGTCTCTTGATCTTGAAATTGCCACCTACATGAAACTACTGGAGGGAGAGGAGGACAG AATGGCATCTGGGATAAAAACCCTCAACATCCAGCAAGTACAGAACCAAG CTAAtgttcagcagtttagtggaatgAGTGGGGGTTTGTCTGGATATGTCCAAGGCATGAGCAACAGCAGTGGGTACGGCAACTTGGAAACCTCTGTACTCAGTTCAGGAGGCTCTGCTTTCAGTGGCGGCATGGGTGGCGGCGGAGGTAGCAGCAAAACTGTGATTGTGAAATCAGTGCAACAAACCAGTGGTGGATATAAAAGTTCATCTTGA
- the LOC137358620 gene encoding keratin, type II cytoskeletal 8-like produces MSSQQVRYSSSSSSGGGGGGRMTIRQHFGAPSTGKSYAMSSRFSSGGFSSGGFSSSGGLQRARSMISTPQLRMSMSTKRGTFQNRSGFSSGSLSQGLLQATSNIDLNAPLPQNDTSLQNVRVQESKQIMHLNDKFACFIDQVRALEEINKKLEIKLNLLKEQGTYKSNIDSMFQTYIDNLKRQLDTLGQEKLKFEADLVQMQGLVEDFKCKYEDEINKRTEMENEFVLVKKDVDDSYMSKVELEAKLESLTDEIEFLKSIFEEEIRELQAQIQNTSVCVQLESRPNLNVDDLIAQARHQYQLLADANRADAEAWKQTKMQELSMSSGQCGDDLRVVKSQIVEMTKLISRLNGDIDGLKQRRVRLEADIQEAEERGELSLKDARIRIAELEAAINKAKNDLTRQVQEYNQLLNVKVSLDLEIATYMKLLEGEEDRMASGIKTLNIQQVQNQANVQQFSGMSGGLSGYVQGMSNSSGYGNLETSVLSSGGSAFSGGMGGGGGSSKTVIVKSVQQTSGGYKSSS; encoded by the exons ATGTCCAGTCAGCAGGTTCGCtattccagcagcagcagcagcggaGGCGGCGGCGGCGGCCGCATGACAATCAGACAACATTTCGGCGCACCGAGCACCGGCAAAAGCTATGCCATGTCCAGCCGCTTCAGCTCAGGTGGCTTCAGCTCAGGTGGCTTCAGCTCAAGTGGTGGACTGCAGCGCGCACGAAGTATGATCAGCACTCCACAACTGAGAATGTCAATGTCGACCAAACGAGGCACTTTCCAGAATCGGAGCGGTTTCAGCTCTGGCTCTTTGTCTCAGGGGCTGTTGCAGGCAACTAGTAATATTGACCTGAACGCCCCTCTCCCCCAAAATGACACCAGCCTGCAAAATGTCCGGGTGCAGGAGAGCAAACAGATCATGCATCTCAACGACAAGTTTGCCTGTTTCATTGACCAG GTTCGTGCCCTGGAAGAGATCAATAAGAAGCTGGAGATCAAACTGAATCTTCTGAAAGAACAAGGAACTTACAAATCAAACATCGACTCTATGTTCCAGACTTACATTGATAACCTCAAAAGGCAACTGGATACTCTTGGGCAGGAGAAGCTGAAGTTCGAGGCTGACCTTGTCCAGATGCAGGGTCTGGTTGAGGACTTTAAGTGCAA ATACGAAGATGAAATTAACAAGCGCACAGAAATGGAAAATGAGTTTGTCTTGGTCAAGAAG GATGTCGATGACTCCTACATGAGCAAAGTAGAGCTGGAAGCTAAACTGGAAAGCCTCACCGATGAAATCGAATTCCTCAAGTCAATCTTTGAAGAG GAAAtccgtgagctgcaggcacagattcaGAACACATCTGTCTGCGTGCAACTGGAGAGCAGACCCAACCTGAACGTAGATGACCTGATTGCTCAAGCCAGACATCAGTACCAATTACTCGCAGACGCCAACCGTGCAGACGCTGAAGCATGGAAACAGACCAAG ATGCAGGAACTGTCCATGTCGTCTGGACAATGCGGTGATGACCTCCGTGTGGTGAAAAGCCAGATTGTTGAAATGACTAAGTTGATCAGTAGACTGAATGGTGATATCGACGGTCTGAAACAGCGG CGTGTCAGACTGGAGGCTGACATCCAAGAAGCTGAGGAACGTGGTGAGCTCTCCCTCAAAGATGCCAGGATTAGGATTGCAGAACTGGAAGCTGCCATCAACAAAGCAAAAAATGACCTGACCCGCCAAGTCCAAGAATACAATCAGCTGCTGAATGTCAAGGTGTCTCTTGATCTTGAAATTGCCACCTACATGAAACTACTGGAGGGAGAGGAGGACAG AATGGCATCTGGGATAAAAACCCTCAACATCCAGCAAGTACAGAACCAAG CTAAtgttcagcagtttagtggaatgAGTGGGGGTTTGTCTGGATATGTCCAAGGCATGAGCAACAGCAGTGGGTACGGCAACTTGGAAACCTCTGTACTCAGTTCAGGAGGCTCTGCTTTCAGTGGCGGCATGGGTGGCGGCGGAGGTAGCAGCAAAACTGTGATTGTGAAATCAGTGCAACAAACCAGTGGTGGATATAAAAGTTCATCTTGA
- the LOC137358612 gene encoding keratin, type II cytoskeletal 8-like: MSSQQVRYSSSSSSGGGGGRMTIRQHFGAPSTGKSYAMSSRFSSGGFSSGGFSSSGGLQRARSMISTPQLRMSMSTKRGTFQNRSGFSSGSLSQGLLQATSNIDLNAPLPQNDTSLQNVRVQESKQIMHLNDKFACFIDQVRALEEINKKLEIKLNLLKEQGTYKSNIDSMFQTYIDNLKRQLDTLGQEKLKFEADLVQMQGLVEDFKCKYEDEINKRTEMENEFVLVKKDVDDSYMSKVELEAKLESLTDEIEFLKSIFEEEIRELQAQIQNTSVCVQLESRPNLNVDDLIAQARHQYQLLADANRADAEAWKQTKMQELSMSSGQCGDDLRVVKSQIVEMTKLISRLNGDIDGLKQRRVRLEADIQEAEERGELSLKDARIRIAELEAAINKAKNDLTRQVQEYNQLLNVKVSLDLEIATYMKLLEGEEDRMASGIKTLNIQQVQNQGSLSGFNSMSAGLSDYVSGSGYSMETSRIASGNMPLSSKSSKTVLVRETEQVDGVTVSSSTRQLN, encoded by the exons ATGTCCAGTCAGCAGGTTCGCtattccagcagcagcagcagcggaGGCGGCGGCGGCCGCATGACAATCAGACAACATTTCGGCGCACCGAGCACCGGCAAAAGCTATGCCATGTCCAGCCGCTTCAGCTCAGGTGGCTTCAGCTCAGGTGGCTTCAGCTCAAGTGGTGGACTGCAGCGCGCACGAAGTATGATCAGCACTCCACAACTGAGAATGTCAATGTCGACCAAACGAGGCACTTTCCAGAATCGGAGCGGTTTCAGCTCTGGCTCTTTGTCTCAGGGGCTGTTGCAGGCAACTAGTAATATTGACCTGAACGCCCCTCTCCCCCAAAATGACACCAGCCTGCAAAATGTCCGGGTGCAGGAGAGCAAACAGATCATGCATCTCAACGACAAGTTTGCCTGTTTCATTGACCAG GTTCGTGCCCTGGAAGAGATCAATAAGAAGCTGGAGATCAAACTGAATCTTCTGAAAGAACAAGGAACTTACAAATCAAACATCGACTCTATGTTCCAGACTTACATTGATAACCTCAAAAGGCAACTGGATACTCTTGGGCAGGAGAAGCTGAAGTTCGAGGCTGACCTTGTCCAGATGCAGGGTCTGGTTGAGGACTTTAAGTGCAA ATACGAAGATGAAATTAACAAGCGCACAGAAATGGAAAATGAGTTTGTCTTGGTCAAGAAG GATGTCGATGACTCCTACATGAGCAAAGTAGAGCTGGAAGCTAAACTGGAAAGCCTCACCGATGAAATCGAATTCCTCAAGTCAATCTTTGAAGAG GAAAtccgtgagctgcaggcacagattcaGAACACATCTGTCTGCGTGCAACTGGAGAGCAGACCCAACCTGAACGTAGATGACCTGATTGCTCAAGCCAGACATCAGTACCAATTACTCGCAGACGCCAACCGTGCAGACGCTGAAGCATGGAAACAGACCAAG ATGCAGGAACTGTCCATGTCGTCTGGACAATGCGGTGATGACCTCCGTGTGGTGAAAAGCCAGATTGTTGAAATGACTAAGTTGATCAGTAGACTGAATGGTGATATCGACGGTCTGAAACAGCGG CGTGTCAGACTGGAGGCTGACATCCAAGAAGCTGAGGAACGTGGTGAGCTCTCCCTCAAAGATGCCAGGATTAGGATTGCAGAACTGGAAGCTGCCATCAACAAAGCAAAAAATGACCTGACCCGCCAAGTCCAAGAATACAATCAGCTGCTGAATGTCAAGGTGTCTCTTGATCTTGAAATTGCCACCTACATGAAACTACTGGAGGGAGAGGAGGACAG AATGGCATCTGGGATAAAAACCCTCAACATCCAGCAAGTACAGAACCAAG GTAGTTTGTCGGGGTTTAATTCAATGAGTGCAGGACTTTCTGACTATGTATCTGGCAGTGGTTATAGTATGGAAACCTCAAGGATCGCTTCAGGAAATATGCCACTCAGCTCAAAATCCTCTAAAACTGTGCTTGTGAGGGAAACTGAGCAGGTAGATGGAGTAACAGTGTCTTCAAGTACAAGACAGTTGAACTAA